A window of Massilia sp. NR 4-1 genomic DNA:
GCGTTACGGTTGCGGCCGCGTGGACCGCGGGCGTTACGGTCGCCGCGCTCGCTGCTCGACGGTTTGCTGGCGATGGCCGGTGCGGCCGTTGCCGGTGCTTCTTCTTTCTTGCCGGTGAAGAAGGAGATCAGCTTGGCGAAGAAGCCTTGCTCGGCCGCTGCGGCAGCGGCGGGCGCGGCCGGTTTGACGGCTTCGGCGGCCGGCTTGCGGTCCACCATCGGCGCCGGCTGGGCCGGGGTGATGGTCTTGACCACGGCTTCCTGGCGCGGTTTGGCTTCTTCCTTCTGGCGCTTGCTGAAGGCCATATCGGTTTCGGCCTGCTCCGCCATGGTGTAGCTGGCGGCGCTGTCTTCCAAACGCGGATCGTCGTGCTTGATGCGTTCCAGCTTGTAGTGCGGGGTGTCCAGATGCTTGTTCGGGATCAGGATCACGGTGATGCGGTGGCGGTTCTCGATCTTCAGCACTTCGCCGCGCTTCTCGTTGAGCAGGAAGGCGGCCACGTCGACCGGCACCTGCACGTGGATGGCGGCCGAGTTTTCCTTCATCGCCTCTTCCTGGATGATGCGCAGCACCTGCAGGGCGGACGATTCGGTATCGCGGATATGGCCGGTGCCCGAGCAGCGCGGGCAGGTCACGTGCGAGCCTTCGGACAGCGAAGGACGCAGGCGCTGGCGCGACAGTTCCATCAGGCCGAAGCGCGAAATCTTGCCCATCTGAACGCGGGCGCGGTCATGGTGCAGGGCGTCTTTCAGGCGCTGTTCGACTTCGCGCTGGTTCTTGGCCACTTCCATGTCGATGAAGTCGATCACGATCAGGCCGCCCAGGTCGCGCAGGCGCAGCTGGCGCGCCACTTCTTCGGCCGCTTCCAGATTGGTGTTGAAGGCGGTGGTCTCGATGTCGGAGCCGCGCGTGGCGCGCGCCGAGTTGACGTCCACCGACACCAGCGCTTCGGTGTGGTCGATCACGATGGCACCGCCGGAAGGCAGGGGCACGGTGCGCGAGTAAGCCGTCTCGATCTGGTGTTCGATCTGGAAGCGCGAGAACAGCGGCACGTCGTCGCTGTAGCGCTTCACGCGATGCACCATATCGGGCATCACATGGCTCATGAACTGGTGGGCCTGGTCGTAGATCTCGTCGGTATCGATCAGGATCTCGCCGATATCGGGCTGGAAGTAGTCGCGGATGGCGCGGATCACCAGGGACGATTCCTGGTAGATCAGGAAGGCGCCGGAGCCGGCCTTGGAAGCGCCTTCAATCGCGCGCCACAGCTGCATCAGGTAGTTCAAGTCCCACTGCAGCTCTTCCACGGTGCGGCCGATGCCGGCGGTGCGGGCGATCACGGACATGCCTTGCGGCAGGTCCAGCTTGTCCATGGTTTCGCGCAGTTCCTGGCGTTCCTCGCCTTCGACGCGGCGCGACACGCCGCCGCCGCGCGGGTTGTTCGGCATCAGCACCAGGTAGCGTCCGGCCAGCGAGATGAAGGAGGTCAGGGCCGCGCCTTTATTGCCGCGCTCTTCCTTTTCCACCTGCACCACGATTTCCTGGCCCTCGCGCAGCGCTTCCTTGACGGAGGCATTGCGCACGTCCACGCCTTCGCGGAAATAGCTGCGCGCCACTTCCTTGAACGGCAGGAAACCATGACGGTCTTCGCCATAGCTGACGAAACAGGCTTCCAGGGAGGGTTCGATACGGGTGATGACGCCTTTGTAGATATTTGACTTGCGCTGCTCGCGTCCA
This region includes:
- a CDS encoding Rne/Rng family ribonuclease: MKRMLFNATQQEELRVAIVDGQKLIDIDIETAGREQRKSNIYKGVITRIEPSLEACFVSYGEDRHGFLPFKEVARSYFREGVDVRNASVKEALREGQEIVVQVEKEERGNKGAALTSFISLAGRYLVLMPNNPRGGGVSRRVEGEERQELRETMDKLDLPQGMSVIARTAGIGRTVEELQWDLNYLMQLWRAIEGASKAGSGAFLIYQESSLVIRAIRDYFQPDIGEILIDTDEIYDQAHQFMSHVMPDMVHRVKRYSDDVPLFSRFQIEHQIETAYSRTVPLPSGGAIVIDHTEALVSVDVNSARATRGSDIETTAFNTNLEAAEEVARQLRLRDLGGLIVIDFIDMEVAKNQREVEQRLKDALHHDRARVQMGKISRFGLMELSRQRLRPSLSEGSHVTCPRCSGTGHIRDTESSALQVLRIIQEEAMKENSAAIHVQVPVDVAAFLLNEKRGEVLKIENRHRITVILIPNKHLDTPHYKLERIKHDDPRLEDSAASYTMAEQAETDMAFSKRQKEEAKPRQEAVVKTITPAQPAPMVDRKPAAEAVKPAAPAAAAAAEQGFFAKLISFFTGKKEEAPATAAPAIASKPSSSERGDRNARGPRGRNRNAKGRERDEREGGARAAGTDEAPKAAEGRPARPPRPPREPREAREGQPADAPRAERAERGERAERPERAERAERGERAERPPRPPREPRGEKAAVTEVKAEELALAAAGVGPAGATPAVDVPGLVKVPANAGPEGEDADGAEGGDEPRRRRRRGGRNRNRRERDGEGQDGAFAADGEAGDAGDAAIQAVAPAIAAVEAAEAVAPSAAPVVNAAVETTAPAAVVAETVAETAAVPAAAPVAPAAAVVTEVAAAAAPVQAEAAVVAAPVNAVAEAAAAPVEAVAEAAVAPVAAEAQPAVQAEAAPASVPAATVAAPAAAPVASAPAAEAVAAPAAVEAVAAPAVAAEAAAPEASAPAVAAVATVAAPVSAPAVAVAAPAPVAPAAAPVASAAAPAAAQPAAPAADLNALLGSVGLTMAATDPAKLRAAQEAAAQVAAPVRVPRERKPLPPVSDEPLVQVDTRR